In Spiroplasma chinense, a single window of DNA contains:
- a CDS encoding phospho-sugar mutase, which translates to MTFDRTNKEYLEWSESKKLDEELKDLLAQASDEELAAAFGLKLEFGTAGIRGVLGAGPGRFNVYTIKKVTTSYAKLLISKYPEELERGVVIGHDNRHNSAKFSQLAAEILTSFGIKAYLFEGNKMKPTPVVSFATKDLNAIGGIVITASHNPAIYNGYKIYDEFGCQLIDEDTAVIAEKMESIDDILSWTYKTDESLMEIVPEKTLDNYKKMIENLQFFKGESREDFKMIYSAVNGTGTEFTPPLLRSFGYDVVEVAEHAFEDETFKNVGNPNPEFEPAWKIPMEYGEKNPDASIMIIQDPDADRIGCAINHKGEWIRIDGNQTGPLLIEWKLSQLKEKGLMPENPAMYSSFVTSDLGDRIASETYGVKVIKTLTGFKWMGSEILKEPQRGLNFVFAYEESYGYVLDSSTRDKDGIQATTMLVEAAWYYKKQGKTLIDVLEELFVKYGYYYTFTENLNFKPEEIKSKVEPIMKKLREDNFEKIGSMRIDYAEDYINGLYGMPGQNLMKFYFEDGSWFAVRPSGTEPKIKIYFVTVGTDEQNAKEKCNILFEGLKELLEI; encoded by the coding sequence ATGACTTTCGATAGAACAAATAAAGAATATTTAGAATGATCTGAATCAAAAAAATTAGATGAAGAACTTAAAGATTTATTAGCACAAGCAAGTGATGAAGAACTTGCAGCAGCTTTTGGATTAAAATTAGAATTTGGTACAGCTGGAATTAGAGGAGTGCTTGGAGCAGGACCTGGAAGATTTAATGTTTACACAATTAAAAAAGTAACAACAAGTTATGCTAAATTATTAATTTCTAAATATCCTGAAGAGCTTGAAAGAGGAGTTGTTATTGGACATGACAATAGACACAACTCAGCAAAATTCTCTCAATTAGCAGCAGAGATTTTAACAAGTTTCGGTATTAAAGCATATTTATTTGAAGGAAATAAAATGAAACCAACACCAGTAGTTTCATTTGCAACTAAAGATTTGAATGCAATTGGAGGAATTGTTATAACTGCAAGTCATAACCCTGCAATTTACAATGGATACAAAATTTATGATGAATTTGGTTGTCAATTAATTGATGAAGATACAGCTGTTATTGCTGAAAAAATGGAATCAATTGATGATATTTTAAGTTGAACTTACAAAACTGATGAGTCACTAATGGAAATAGTGCCTGAAAAAACTTTAGATAACTATAAAAAAATGATAGAAAACCTACAATTCTTTAAAGGGGAATCTAGAGAAGACTTTAAAATGATTTATTCAGCAGTTAATGGAACTGGAACTGAATTTACACCACCATTACTAAGAAGTTTTGGTTATGATGTAGTTGAAGTTGCAGAACACGCTTTTGAAGATGAAACTTTTAAAAATGTTGGTAATCCAAACCCTGAATTTGAACCAGCTTGAAAAATTCCAATGGAATATGGAGAAAAAAATCCTGATGCATCAATTATGATTATTCAAGATCCAGATGCTGACAGAATTGGATGTGCAATTAACCATAAAGGTGAATGAATCAGAATTGATGGAAACCAAACAGGACCATTATTAATTGAATGAAAATTGAGTCAATTAAAAGAAAAAGGTTTAATGCCTGAAAACCCTGCAATGTATTCAAGTTTTGTAACTAGTGATTTAGGAGATAGAATTGCTAGTGAAACTTATGGGGTAAAAGTTATTAAAACATTAACAGGATTTAAATGAATGGGTTCAGAAATTTTAAAAGAACCTCAAAGAGGTTTAAACTTTGTTTTTGCTTATGAAGAAAGTTATGGTTACGTTCTTGACTCATCAACTAGAGATAAAGATGGTATTCAAGCAACAACAATGCTTGTTGAAGCTGCTTGATACTACAAAAAACAAGGTAAAACATTAATTGATGTTTTAGAAGAGTTATTTGTAAAATACGGATACTACTATACTTTTACAGAAAACTTGAACTTCAAACCTGAAGAGATCAAATCTAAAGTTGAACCAATCATGAAAAAACTAAGAGAAGATAATTTTGAAAAAATTGGTTCAATGAGAATTGATTATGCAGAAGATTACATAAATGGACTTTATGGAATGCCAGGTCAAAACTTAATGAAATTCTATTTTGAAGATGGAAGTTGATTTGCAGTTAGACCAAGTGGAACTGAACCAAAAATTAAAATTTACTTTGTTACAGTTGGAACTGATGAACAAAATGCAAAAGAAAAATGCAATATCTTATTTGAAGGTTTAAAAGAACTTTTAGAAATCTAA
- a CDS encoding MalY/PatB family protein — protein MENIQKRIECSQVRWDKGECRKKFGIEKEDHICLWIADSDLPLDEKINKYLENRIKYPYYGYTTLDKKFEESFLDYHKKHRNQTIKMEEVFFTPGTVVSFSHVVRAISKKQDGIAMCTPIYGPLFQVSEALQRRVEKIPLLNKNERFYLDFEKIEETIKQKDIKIFVIVNPLNPSGRVWERSELEKLVEICKKYNVYIISDEIHCDLVYEGKAFTSMLEFEKTYNRFIVLTSVNKTFNIAGVQVGWGIVKNKEILELINIKLDQSHIKCVPNIFAQALMEGCFKEGDDFIKESMNLYKTNYDWLKNYLNENANELTVMEMDSTFLPYICFKRTGISLEEMKDVLWNKAKVIVQFNDDFVDGGCTYFRINVATDFKIIQEAAKRICNVINEYKGMEK, from the coding sequence ATGGAAAACATTCAAAAAAGAATTGAGTGTTCTCAAGTAAGATGGGATAAAGGTGAATGTAGAAAGAAATTTGGAATTGAAAAAGAGGATCACATTTGTTTGTGAATTGCAGATTCTGATCTACCTTTAGATGAAAAAATTAATAAATACTTAGAAAATAGAATTAAATATCCTTATTATGGTTATACAACTTTAGATAAAAAATTTGAAGAAAGTTTTTTAGATTATCATAAAAAACATAGAAATCAAACAATTAAAATGGAAGAAGTGTTTTTCACTCCAGGAACTGTAGTTTCTTTTTCTCATGTAGTTAGAGCTATATCTAAAAAACAGGATGGAATTGCAATGTGTACTCCAATTTATGGACCTTTGTTTCAGGTATCTGAAGCATTACAAAGAAGAGTTGAAAAAATACCACTATTAAATAAAAATGAAAGATTTTATTTAGATTTTGAAAAAATTGAAGAGACTATAAAACAAAAGGATATTAAAATTTTTGTAATCGTAAACCCATTAAACCCAAGTGGAAGAGTTTGAGAACGAAGTGAATTAGAAAAATTAGTTGAAATTTGTAAAAAATACAACGTTTATATTATTTCTGATGAAATACATTGTGATCTTGTTTATGAAGGAAAAGCATTTACTTCAATGCTTGAATTTGAAAAAACTTACAATAGATTTATCGTGCTTACATCTGTAAATAAAACTTTTAATATAGCAGGTGTACAAGTAGGGTGAGGAATAGTTAAGAACAAAGAAATTTTAGAACTTATAAATATAAAATTAGACCAATCACATATTAAGTGTGTGCCAAATATTTTTGCACAAGCTTTAATGGAAGGTTGTTTTAAAGAGGGAGATGATTTTATTAAAGAATCTATGAACCTTTATAAAACAAACTATGATTGACTTAAAAATTATTTAAATGAAAACGCCAATGAATTAACAGTTATGGAAATGGATTCAACATTTTTGCCTTATATCTGTTTTAAAAGAACTGGAATATCTTTAGAAGAAATGAAAGATGTTTTATGAAATAAAGCAAAAGTTATAGTTCAATTCAACGATGACTTTGTAGATGGTGGTTGCACATATTTTAGAATAAATGTTGCAACAGATTTTAAAATTATACAAGAAGCTGCAAAACGAATTTGCAATGTAATTAACGAATATAAAGGAATGGAAAAATAA
- a CDS encoding RidA family protein, producing MKNKIINSEKAPKAIGPYSQAIMANNGTLYISGQLPINPETGEFISNDVKEQTLQSLKNAQAILQEAGMDIENVCKTTVFLSDIKDFVAMNEVYSEFFGNVKPARSAFEVANLPKDAKVEIEMIAF from the coding sequence ATGAAGAACAAAATTATAAATAGTGAAAAAGCTCCAAAAGCAATTGGTCCTTATTCACAAGCTATTATGGCAAATAACGGAACATTATATATTTCTGGACAATTACCAATTAATCCAGAAACTGGAGAGTTTATAAGTAATGATGTAAAAGAACAAACATTACAATCTCTAAAAAATGCTCAAGCTATTTTACAAGAAGCTGGAATGGATATTGAAAATGTTTGTAAAACAACTGTGTTCTTATCAGACATAAAAGATTTTGTCGCAATGAATGAAGTGTATTCAGAATTTTTTGGAAATGTTAAACCAGCTAGAAGTGCTTTTGAAGTTGCAAACCTTCCAAAGGATGCAAAAGTAGAAATAGAAATGATAGCTTTTTAA
- a CDS encoding CoA-disulfide reductase — MKTIIIGGSATGMGVAARLKRNDPENEIIVYQNKSYVSLGACGLPYFVADNFQDETKLLARSIEDFEKSGVKIVSNTFVSSVDFDNKKIYFEGGEDSYDELVIATGAKPIKPAIEGIDFENIFTLTSLEDGVNLKKYASRTDVKKIAIIGAGFIGLETAEALKDLNKEVCIIEMKDHVSSKVFDEQISNLIEDNLSRNKIELLLNKQVVKFEGNEGKAKSVFLSDGTSIEVDAVVLAVGFMPNTTMFKETNLNLAKNGAIIVDKKGKTNIESVYSGGDCATSKDYITGEDIYSPLATVASKFARVIADNIAGKEAEFAGSVKSAIVRVFDNEAARTGLTESEAVEAGLSIKTAYIVDKDQTGYVPGQSDLHLKLIMDVKSNQLIGAQMFGANKSTLRINAIAALIWAKMPVDSIMEQIDLVYAPPFARTTDILHIALSKLLK, encoded by the coding sequence ATGAAAACTATTATTATTGGAGGAAGTGCCACTGGGATGGGAGTTGCAGCTAGACTGAAACGTAACGATCCCGAAAATGAAATTATAGTTTATCAAAATAAATCTTATGTATCTTTGGGAGCTTGTGGTCTGCCATATTTTGTGGCAGATAATTTTCAAGATGAAACAAAATTATTGGCAAGATCAATAGAAGACTTTGAAAAATCAGGTGTAAAAATAGTTTCAAATACATTTGTTTCAAGTGTAGATTTTGACAATAAAAAAATTTACTTTGAAGGTGGAGAAGATAGTTATGATGAACTTGTTATTGCAACAGGAGCAAAACCTATTAAACCAGCTATTGAAGGAATAGATTTTGAAAATATATTTACTTTGACTTCACTTGAAGATGGAGTGAACTTAAAAAAATATGCTTCAAGAACAGACGTTAAAAAAATAGCTATAATCGGTGCTGGTTTTATTGGTTTAGAAACAGCTGAAGCACTAAAAGATTTAAACAAAGAAGTGTGCATAATTGAAATGAAAGATCATGTAAGCTCTAAAGTTTTTGATGAACAAATTTCAAATTTAATCGAAGATAATTTGAGTAGAAATAAGATTGAATTACTTTTAAATAAACAAGTTGTAAAATTTGAAGGAAACGAAGGAAAAGCAAAATCTGTTTTTCTTTCTGATGGTACTTCAATTGAAGTTGACGCTGTTGTATTGGCTGTAGGATTTATGCCAAATACAACTATGTTTAAAGAAACAAATTTAAACTTAGCTAAAAACGGAGCAATTATTGTTGATAAAAAAGGGAAAACAAATATTGAAAGTGTGTATTCTGGAGGAGATTGTGCTACTTCAAAAGATTACATTACAGGTGAAGATATCTATTCACCTTTAGCAACTGTAGCTTCAAAATTTGCAAGAGTTATTGCAGATAATATTGCAGGAAAAGAAGCTGAATTTGCAGGTTCTGTTAAAAGTGCTATTGTTAGAGTTTTTGACAATGAAGCTGCAAGAACAGGATTAACAGAAAGTGAAGCTGTTGAAGCGGGACTTTCAATTAAAACAGCATACATAGTGGATAAAGATCAAACAGGATATGTTCCTGGTCAAAGTGATCTACACTTAAAACTGATAATGGATGTAAAATCAAACCAATTAATTGGAGCTCAAATGTTTGGTGCAAATAAATCAACATTAAGAATTAATGCAATAGCTGCTTTAATTTGAGCTAAAATGCCAGTTGACAGCATTATGGAACAAATAGACTTAGTTTATGCCCCTCCATTTGCTAGAACAACTGATATATTACATATAGCATTATCAAAACTATTAAAATAG